A window from Mogibacterium neglectum encodes these proteins:
- a CDS encoding ClC family H(+)/Cl(-) exchange transporter: MAAKRSLDKSYVVRNIRQKQRFKYILILEGIAVGSIVGLVIALFRIMIVKADQARQMAVHLIKVRSIYAVAVLLVLILIAWILDKLIRFEPDISGSGIPQIEGELKGFEDQNWRKVLIAKFAGCVLAIGGGLALGREGPSIQLGGMIGKGFARRKNALLTEERMLMSCGAGAGLAAAFGAPLAGVLFALEELHKNFSAEVLVSTMAASAVADYIAVNIIGLRPVFDFDVEHRIPLRLYWSVVLLGVILGILGVIYNKLLDKMQDFFDRFDSKFISIGIMLMISFLMMFIYPAVLGSGNNLVKVISDGKFTLAALTILFVAKLFFSTGSFGTGTPGGIFLPLLVIGAIIGGLYSTFLSVTFGVEEYYIKGFVIIAMAGFFSAIVRAPITGVILITEMTGNFMTLLSLVSASLVAYVVADLLGGEPVYDQLMHRRQRKKAESGLAMADNEYMTDVYNKTNKRYVKKRISIRERKVVIDSSVHIGSKMDGHKVMELGLPEGSLIVSVMRDGKEIIPHGATILNGGDDLEILCRLKDIAATEAVLDEKCKAISID; the protein is encoded by the coding sequence ATGGCTGCAAAGCGCAGTTTAGATAAGAGCTACGTTGTTCGTAACATTAGGCAGAAACAGAGATTTAAATACATACTTATACTAGAGGGCATAGCGGTTGGTTCTATTGTAGGACTTGTTATTGCTTTATTCAGAATTATGATTGTGAAGGCTGATCAGGCTCGCCAGATGGCAGTTCATCTAATTAAGGTGAGGTCGATATATGCTGTTGCAGTTTTGCTGGTGCTGATTCTAATCGCCTGGATTCTAGATAAGCTCATTAGATTTGAACCAGATATTTCGGGGTCTGGCATCCCGCAAATCGAGGGTGAGTTGAAGGGCTTTGAGGATCAGAACTGGCGCAAGGTGCTGATTGCTAAATTTGCGGGATGCGTTCTGGCTATTGGCGGCGGCTTGGCTCTCGGTAGAGAGGGCCCGAGCATTCAGCTGGGTGGTATGATAGGCAAGGGCTTCGCGCGCCGGAAAAATGCGCTGCTGACTGAAGAGAGAATGCTGATGAGTTGTGGTGCCGGTGCGGGACTAGCCGCCGCGTTTGGAGCTCCTCTGGCTGGAGTGCTTTTTGCACTTGAAGAGCTGCACAAGAACTTCTCAGCAGAAGTTCTCGTATCCACGATGGCAGCTAGCGCAGTTGCTGACTATATTGCTGTAAATATCATTGGACTTAGACCGGTATTCGATTTTGACGTTGAGCATAGAATTCCTTTACGCCTCTACTGGTCAGTAGTTTTGCTTGGCGTAATACTTGGAATACTCGGTGTTATATACAATAAACTGCTAGACAAGATGCAGGATTTCTTTGACAGATTCGATAGCAAGTTCATCAGCATAGGAATCATGCTGATGATTTCGTTCTTGATGATGTTCATATACCCAGCAGTGCTCGGCAGTGGAAACAACCTCGTAAAAGTCATAAGCGATGGTAAATTTACACTGGCAGCACTTACCATACTATTCGTAGCAAAGCTGTTCTTCTCGACAGGGAGCTTCGGAACGGGAACTCCCGGCGGTATTTTCTTACCATTACTCGTCATCGGAGCAATTATTGGAGGACTTTATTCTACGTTTTTAAGCGTGACATTTGGCGTAGAGGAATACTATATCAAAGGATTCGTAATAATCGCTATGGCAGGCTTTTTTTCAGCTATCGTAAGGGCTCCAATAACAGGGGTTATCCTCATCACGGAAATGACTGGAAACTTCATGACCCTTCTATCACTCGTCTCAGCATCGCTCGTCGCATATGTAGTTGCAGATCTACTTGGAGGAGAACCAGTATATGACCAGCTTATGCATAGGAGACAGCGCAAGAAAGCGGAGAGCGGACTAGCTATGGCTGATAATGAATATATGACAGATGTTTACAACAAGACCAATAAGAGATATGTCAAGAAACGCATTTCAATTCGCGAACGCAAGGTCGTAATCGATTCTAGCGTTCATATCGGTTCAAAAATGGATGGACATAAAGTCATGGAGCTGGGGCTTCCTGAAGGTAGTCTAATAGTTTCGGTCATGAGAGATGGCAAGGAGATTATCCCTCATGGAGCAACTATCCTAAACGGAGGTGATGATTTAGAGATACTTTGTCGCCTTAAAGATATTGCAGCTACCGAGGCAGTCCTTGATGAAAAGTGCAAGGCGATATCAATTGATTAG
- a CDS encoding FprA family A-type flavoprotein: MHCVYKVTDKIWWIGGNERKLSVFEGVIPMNDGMAYNSYFIDDEKTVVLDAVDKSVSGVFYENVDHMLNGRPLDYVIVNHVEPDHSASLEELIMRHPEAKVVGSKKIKAMVKQYVTWDVDKYFEEIKEGDELCTGSHTFTFYMAPMVHWPEVMVTYEKSTGSLFSADAFGIFGAHDGNIFADAYDFELEWLPSARKYYTTIVGKYGTFTEKLIGKVGGLDIKRICPLHGFIIRKDFEKYINAYLTWARYESEENGVLILYASPYGNTKNAAEILACELAEDGVTRMKLMDVSHWDPMDVLPQAFRYNHIVIACTTYNNGIFVKMEEALGEMKSMGVCNKKVSIIENGSWNPVSGKLIKEFFEDMKDIEFVGDIVTIKSSVKEDSAQAVAELAKVIATSVQAQA, translated from the coding sequence ATGCATTGCGTTTACAAGGTAACAGATAAGATTTGGTGGATTGGCGGTAACGAGCGCAAGCTCTCAGTCTTCGAAGGAGTTATTCCTATGAACGATGGTATGGCGTACAATTCATATTTTATAGATGATGAAAAGACAGTTGTGCTTGATGCAGTTGATAAATCAGTTTCAGGCGTTTTTTATGAGAATGTTGATCACATGCTCAACGGCAGACCGCTCGACTACGTAATTGTGAACCACGTTGAGCCGGACCACAGCGCTTCGCTAGAGGAGCTAATTATGAGGCATCCAGAAGCAAAGGTGGTCGGTAGCAAGAAGATTAAGGCTATGGTTAAGCAATATGTGACTTGGGATGTTGACAAATATTTTGAGGAAATCAAAGAAGGTGACGAGCTATGTACTGGGTCACATACTTTTACATTCTATATGGCACCTATGGTTCACTGGCCAGAGGTAATGGTTACTTACGAGAAGTCGACAGGTTCACTGTTCTCGGCTGATGCATTTGGAATATTCGGTGCGCATGACGGAAACATCTTTGCGGATGCATACGACTTTGAGTTAGAGTGGTTACCATCGGCACGTAAGTACTACACAACAATCGTTGGTAAATATGGAACTTTTACAGAGAAGTTAATCGGTAAGGTTGGTGGTCTAGATATCAAGAGGATTTGTCCGCTTCACGGATTTATAATCCGCAAGGATTTTGAGAAATATATTAATGCTTACCTCACTTGGGCGCGCTACGAGTCCGAGGAGAACGGCGTTCTGATTCTATATGCTTCACCTTATGGCAACACTAAGAACGCAGCTGAAATTCTCGCTTGCGAGCTTGCTGAGGATGGTGTTACTCGCATGAAGCTGATGGACGTATCGCACTGGGATCCAATGGATGTGCTCCCACAGGCATTTAGATACAATCACATCGTAATAGCTTGCACAACATACAACAACGGAATCTTCGTCAAGATGGAAGAAGCGCTCGGAGAGATGAAGTCTATGGGCGTGTGCAATAAGAAGGTCAGCATCATTGAGAATGGTTCATGGAACCCAGTGAGCGGAAAGCTTATCAAGGAATTCTTTGAGGACATGAAGGATATCGAATTTGTGGGAGATATCGTAACAATTAAGTCCTCTGTAAAGGAGGATTCCGCACAGGCTGTTGCAGAGCTAGCGAAGGTCATCGCTACATCTGTTCAAGCTCAGGCATAA
- a CDS encoding GyrI-like domain-containing protein produces MKYEWKKQEKNLYNSKQTPVVVEVPKQKFISIKGQGNPNEEDFSDRISALYSLAYAIKMLFKNTIKAGEGDGITDFTVYPLEGLWETIEEFDKSKLKYKLMIKQPDFIAQDIFSKALENVKKKKPNELYEEIIFEEIEDGKSIQVLHVGSYDDEPNSFDKMNELAGECNLIRIGVVHREIYLSNKNRTSEEKQKTILRYSVR; encoded by the coding sequence ATGAAGTACGAATGGAAAAAACAAGAAAAAAATCTCTATAATTCAAAACAGACGCCGGTTGTTGTAGAGGTACCAAAGCAAAAATTTATTTCAATCAAAGGTCAAGGCAATCCGAATGAAGAGGATTTTTCAGATAGAATATCCGCATTATATTCTCTTGCTTACGCAATTAAAATGCTATTTAAAAATACAATTAAAGCTGGAGAGGGTGATGGGATTACGGATTTTACGGTATATCCTTTGGAAGGACTTTGGGAAACGATTGAAGAATTTGATAAAAGTAAATTGAAATACAAGCTGATGATTAAACAGCCTGATTTTATTGCACAGGATATATTTTCAAAAGCACTTGAAAATGTAAAAAAGAAAAAGCCTAATGAACTGTATGAGGAGATAATATTTGAAGAAATAGAAGACGGAAAGTCTATACAGGTTTTACACGTTGGAAGTTATGATGATGAACCAAATTCGTTTGATAAAATGAATGAGCTTGCTGGTGAGTGCAACCTTATACGAATAGGTGTAGTACATAGAGAGATATATCTGAGTAATAAAAATAGAACATCTGAAGAAAAACAAAAAACCATACTAAGATATTCAGTCAGATAG
- a CDS encoding FAD-dependent oxidoreductase — protein MNKRYPHIFEPITIKRTTIKNRIAMTPMGSNYGEASGEMSNRHMNYYKLRAKGGTGLIIVENANVQYPVGSNGTSQLRIDHDRFMPRLYQLVESLHKEGAVVAIQINHAGASASSARTGVPTVSSSNIPTKDGGETPHPMTKEEILETVKKYGEAAKRAQAIGFDAVEIHCGHSYLMSQFISPYYNKREDEFGGSVENRMRFPRMVLEEVRKQVGHWFPIIIRISAEERVPGGNELKDTIEYLQYLDEFVDMYDVSAALNPSLQYQIDSNFLPDGWKHYMARAVKDAYKKPVINAGNYRDPAVVEDVLASGDVDIVGIGRGLIADPEWVKKVEHDETDLLRKCISCNVGCAGNRIGINRPIRCTVNPAVPEGDIYKKLRVNKNCNVVVIGGGTAGLEAACTAAEVGCNVFLFEKSNKLGGLSEFISDLPSKTRMKDFPKYLRARAKSLPNLYTFLNTEASIEEINKFHPDIVVNATGSHPVLPPIPGLRENIAAGNLDDIFIMINNVTAGKYPENFCKGKKVLVMGGGSVGLDIIEYFAPLGADCTIVDMLPTIGAVADPITKCSIRETFDVNNVKQYVNTAIQEVKEHSIVVKTPEGNVEELKFDLGFSALGLAAYNPILNDLHKEYDETDVDIYNIGDSVRARHIMEGTMDGRAILNVLDKRGLLDLSEIELA, from the coding sequence ATGAACAAGAGATATCCGCACATTTTTGAACCTATTACTATTAAACGCACTACTATCAAGAACAGAATCGCTATGACCCCTATGGGTAGCAATTATGGCGAAGCAAGTGGCGAAATGAGTAATCGCCATATGAACTATTACAAACTTCGTGCGAAGGGTGGTACAGGGCTTATTATTGTAGAAAATGCTAACGTTCAGTACCCAGTTGGTTCTAACGGAACAAGTCAGCTGAGAATTGATCATGACAGATTCATGCCTAGACTTTATCAACTGGTTGAAAGTCTTCATAAAGAGGGTGCTGTTGTCGCTATTCAGATTAACCATGCTGGAGCATCTGCCTCATCTGCAAGAACAGGTGTGCCTACAGTTTCATCCTCAAACATTCCTACAAAAGACGGGGGCGAAACGCCACATCCGATGACTAAGGAAGAAATTTTAGAAACGGTAAAAAAATATGGCGAAGCTGCCAAGAGAGCTCAAGCTATCGGCTTCGATGCCGTAGAGATTCACTGTGGACACTCTTATCTAATGTCTCAGTTCATCTCGCCTTATTACAATAAACGTGAAGATGAATTCGGAGGTTCTGTAGAAAACCGCATGAGATTTCCAAGAATGGTACTGGAAGAGGTCCGCAAACAGGTTGGACATTGGTTCCCTATCATCATTAGAATTTCAGCTGAAGAACGTGTTCCTGGTGGAAATGAATTGAAGGATACTATCGAGTATCTCCAATATCTCGATGAATTCGTAGACATGTATGACGTGTCTGCTGCTCTTAACCCATCACTACAATATCAGATTGACTCCAATTTCCTTCCTGATGGTTGGAAACACTATATGGCTAGAGCAGTCAAAGATGCGTATAAGAAGCCTGTAATCAATGCTGGTAATTACAGGGATCCTGCTGTTGTAGAAGATGTTCTCGCAAGCGGAGATGTAGATATTGTCGGTATCGGTCGTGGACTAATAGCTGATCCAGAGTGGGTAAAAAAAGTAGAACACGACGAAACAGATCTTCTTCGCAAATGTATCAGCTGCAATGTTGGCTGTGCAGGTAATCGTATAGGTATCAATCGTCCTATCCGTTGCACAGTGAATCCAGCAGTTCCTGAAGGTGATATATATAAAAAATTGAGAGTAAATAAAAATTGCAATGTAGTAGTGATTGGTGGTGGTACAGCCGGTCTAGAAGCAGCATGTACTGCTGCAGAAGTAGGTTGCAATGTATTTCTTTTCGAAAAATCCAATAAACTTGGTGGGCTTTCAGAATTTATCTCCGATCTTCCTAGTAAAACGAGAATGAAAGACTTTCCAAAATACCTAAGAGCCAGAGCTAAGAGCTTGCCTAATCTATACACTTTTTTGAATACAGAGGCTAGTATAGAGGAAATTAATAAATTCCATCCGGATATAGTTGTGAATGCCACAGGATCACATCCTGTATTACCACCGATTCCGGGACTTCGCGAAAATATAGCAGCTGGAAATTTAGATGATATCTTCATTATGATAAATAATGTAACAGCTGGAAAGTACCCTGAAAATTTTTGCAAGGGCAAGAAAGTCCTCGTAATGGGCGGTGGTTCTGTAGGTCTAGATATTATAGAGTATTTTGCACCACTTGGCGCAGACTGTACTATCGTCGACATGCTCCCTACTATTGGTGCGGTTGCAGATCCTATAACTAAGTGCTCAATTAGAGAGACTTTTGATGTAAATAACGTAAAACAGTACGTTAATACTGCAATTCAGGAAGTTAAGGAACACTCTATAGTTGTTAAAACTCCTGAAGGCAATGTAGAAGAACTTAAATTTGACCTTGGATTCAGTGCCCTTGGTTTGGCCGCATATAATCCAATTCTCAATGATCTTCACAAGGAATACGATGAAACTGACGTAGATATTTACAATATCGGGGATTCAGTTCGTGCACGTCATATCATGGAAGGAACAATGGATGGTCGAGCAATCTTAAACGTTCTTGATAAGAGAGGACTTCTAGACCTCAGTGAAATTGAGTTAGCCTAA
- a CDS encoding DUF1846 domain-containing protein, which yields MGSVGFSAEKYIEEQSKYILERIQAGDGRLYLEFGGKLVQDKHAMRVLPGFDENAKIKLLNRMKDQTEIIICIYAGDIISSKTRQDFGITYDLEVMRLIDAFRSYDLEINSVVVTRYENNPAVNMFINKLERRGIRTYKHNYTKGYPTDVDTIVSDEGYGANPYIEVTKPLIVVTGPGGGSGKLATALSQVYHEYRRGTKARYAKFETFPIWSIPLKHPVNIAYEAATADLKDVNMIDPFHLEAYGVTAVNYNRDIEAFPVLKRILDKITGDASVYQSPTDMGVNRAGFGIIDDDICREAAKQEIIRRYLLAEVSYKKGKIDESVLERTKLLMEEVGATRYDRKVVAPAEEYAEMKRAENERYENVIVAAIELPDGRIVTGRSSHRMAASAAMILNAIKTLAGLADDIPVISAQVLENMQKMNVEFFGDKSALNCEEIIMALTMSTMTNPTADYALKELYKLRGCKAHSTAILSDRDEQTLKSLGIDMTSNPEFSTSDLYSK from the coding sequence ATGGGAAGTGTCGGTTTTAGTGCGGAGAAGTACATCGAAGAACAGTCAAAGTATATCTTGGAGAGAATTCAGGCTGGAGACGGGAGACTTTACCTCGAATTCGGAGGAAAGCTTGTTCAAGATAAGCATGCGATGAGAGTTCTGCCTGGCTTCGATGAGAATGCCAAGATTAAACTTTTGAACCGCATGAAGGACCAGACAGAAATAATTATCTGCATTTATGCAGGAGATATCATTTCTAGCAAGACGAGACAGGATTTCGGAATCACTTACGATCTCGAGGTAATGAGACTCATTGATGCTTTCCGCAGCTATGATCTTGAGATAAATTCAGTTGTAGTAACTAGATATGAAAACAATCCAGCGGTTAACATGTTTATCAACAAGCTGGAGCGTAGAGGCATTCGCACCTATAAACACAACTATACAAAAGGGTATCCGACAGACGTTGACACTATTGTTAGCGACGAGGGGTACGGTGCAAACCCCTACATTGAGGTTACCAAGCCGCTAATAGTGGTTACCGGCCCTGGTGGTGGTTCCGGCAAGCTGGCGACCGCTCTATCTCAGGTGTATCACGAGTACAGGCGTGGAACTAAGGCTCGGTATGCTAAGTTCGAAACTTTCCCAATTTGGAGCATTCCGCTAAAGCACCCTGTTAATATCGCTTATGAAGCGGCAACAGCCGACCTCAAGGACGTGAATATGATAGACCCATTCCACCTTGAGGCATATGGGGTTACAGCGGTAAACTACAATCGAGATATCGAAGCTTTTCCAGTGCTCAAGAGAATACTCGACAAGATTACAGGCGATGCGAGTGTATATCAGTCCCCAACTGATATGGGGGTTAACCGTGCTGGTTTCGGTATTATCGATGATGATATCTGCCGCGAGGCGGCCAAGCAGGAGATAATCAGAAGATACCTACTCGCAGAGGTTTCGTATAAGAAAGGTAAGATTGACGAATCAGTGCTGGAGCGTACAAAGCTTCTCATGGAAGAGGTTGGTGCTACTCGTTACGATAGAAAAGTAGTTGCACCTGCAGAGGAATACGCCGAGATGAAGCGTGCGGAGAATGAGCGCTATGAGAATGTAATCGTAGCGGCTATTGAGCTACCGGATGGCAGAATTGTTACAGGCAGAAGTTCGCACAGGATGGCGGCATCAGCAGCTATGATTCTCAACGCGATAAAGACTTTAGCTGGTCTTGCTGACGACATTCCGGTTATATCAGCGCAGGTACTAGAGAACATGCAGAAGATGAATGTGGAGTTCTTCGGAGATAAGTCCGCACTTAACTGCGAAGAGATTATCATGGCTCTGACTATGTCGACTATGACGAATCCAACAGCAGATTATGCACTCAAGGAGCTGTATAAGCTGCGCGGCTGCAAAGCTCACAGCACAGCAATCTTAAGCGATAGAGATGAACAGACGCTGAAGTCGCTGGGAATAGATATGACTTCGAACCCAGAGTTCTCGACTAGTGATTTGTACTCGAAGTAA
- a CDS encoding DUF1934 domain-containing protein, translated as MAEKKSINLVISNNQYSEKLIPAGQTYKRVLILEDNIEVTTEGFLYNKGKSMYITYDEVADAGLENTKTILKLEGEDKLQIRRYGKDDGAGMMDMQLEEGVLNITRYVIPTGNLEMEIYTNKIEKSLDEDGFGKISADYKIKMEPYVNLRNKLEIEVKPC; from the coding sequence ATGGCAGAGAAGAAAAGTATAAACCTGGTGATCTCAAACAATCAGTATTCCGAGAAACTCATTCCTGCTGGTCAAACCTACAAGAGGGTACTTATACTGGAAGATAATATCGAAGTGACTACTGAGGGATTCTTGTATAATAAAGGAAAATCCATGTACATCACATACGATGAGGTTGCAGATGCCGGCCTAGAGAATACAAAAACCATATTGAAGCTCGAAGGCGAGGATAAGCTGCAGATTAGAAGATATGGCAAGGATGATGGCGCTGGCATGATGGATATGCAGCTTGAGGAAGGCGTGCTCAATATCACGAGATACGTCATACCGACTGGAAATCTTGAAATGGAGATATACACCAATAAGATTGAGAAATCACTCGATGAGGACGGATTCGGTAAGATTTCTGCAGATTACAAGATCAAGATGGAGCCGTATGTCAATCTTAGGAATAAGCTTGAGATTGAGGTTAAGCCTTGCTAG
- a CDS encoding quinate/shikimate dehydrogenase (YdiB; quinate/shikimate dehydrogenase from Escherichia coli uses both NAD and NAD(P) to convert quinate and shikimate to 3-dehydroquinate and 3-dehydroshikimate), with protein sequence MPNITGHTELVGLMAYPIRHTQSPVTHSLAYDKNGDDVIQLAFEVDNDTLEPAVESIRALKMLGSNISMPNKTVVHKYLDNVDEAARLCGAINTVVNTRDENGNVTGKLKGYNTDGMGYWQAVKEEGIDFRGMRMVLVGTGGAATAIAVRGALDGIKELHVFNIKDKFYERGEEIVKLINKETGCKAYMYNLADKDKLKAEMQAADIFCDATGVGMHPLEEMSNIPDGSFFKEDLIVTDTVYAPRETVMMKQAKAAGVKKVYNGMGMMLFQALIAIKLYTGKDTDVAYMKEKLGI encoded by the coding sequence ATGCCAAATATTACAGGTCACACAGAGTTGGTTGGTCTAATGGCTTATCCTATTCGTCACACGCAGTCCCCAGTCACACACAGTCTGGCTTATGATAAAAATGGTGATGATGTTATTCAACTCGCTTTTGAAGTGGATAACGACACACTTGAGCCAGCTGTAGAGAGTATACGCGCTCTGAAAATGCTCGGTTCTAATATATCTATGCCCAACAAGACAGTTGTTCACAAGTATCTCGACAATGTTGATGAAGCAGCCAGGCTGTGCGGTGCTATCAACACAGTTGTAAATACTCGTGATGAGAATGGTAATGTCACAGGCAAGCTCAAGGGTTACAACACAGATGGTATGGGATATTGGCAAGCAGTAAAGGAGGAGGGAATCGATTTCAGAGGAATGAGAATGGTTCTCGTCGGCACAGGAGGTGCTGCTACAGCCATTGCAGTCCGTGGTGCGCTCGATGGTATTAAGGAATTACATGTCTTCAACATCAAGGATAAGTTCTATGAAAGAGGAGAAGAAATTGTAAAACTAATCAATAAAGAAACAGGGTGCAAAGCATACATGTACAATCTCGCTGACAAAGATAAGCTAAAAGCAGAGATGCAAGCTGCAGATATTTTCTGTGATGCTACGGGTGTAGGAATGCATCCACTTGAAGAAATGTCTAACATTCCAGATGGTTCATTCTTTAAAGAAGACCTCATCGTAACAGATACAGTGTATGCTCCTCGCGAGACAGTTATGATGAAACAAGCTAAAGCTGCTGGTGTTAAGAAAGTATACAATGGTATGGGCATGATGCTTTTCCAAGCATTGATTGCGATTAAGCTCTACACCGGTAAAGATACAGATGTGGCATATATGAAGGAGAAGCTCGGGATTTAA
- a CDS encoding helix-turn-helix transcriptional regulator yields the protein MKNNRLFRILYYVLGKGKVTAKELADKFEVSVRTIYRDIDSISGAGIPIYATQGKGGGIEIAEDFVLSKSFLSENEKQQIMSALQGLDSTTKQYDNELLIKLSALFKIKSSNWIEVDFTNWQNNKLHEKAFSDIKNAILSKHVISFSYFSSNEEETLRYVKPIRLLFKSQDWYLYALCSLRNDFRYFKISRMRHLEIQNQTFEDSFENLVLEKEIPHENTVKIKIKFDRKAAFRVYDELNGEISEDDDGNLYTEMEMPKDHNLYSYIFSFGDGVEVLEPKEVRIQIKEMISKMAEKYII from the coding sequence ATGAAGAATAATAGATTATTTAGGATATTATACTATGTTTTGGGAAAAGGAAAAGTTACGGCGAAAGAGCTTGCCGATAAATTTGAAGTATCTGTTAGAACAATTTATAGAGACATCGACTCTATAAGCGGTGCCGGTATTCCCATTTACGCCACACAGGGAAAGGGTGGTGGAATAGAAATAGCCGAAGATTTTGTACTTAGTAAATCATTTCTTTCTGAAAATGAAAAACAGCAGATTATGTCAGCTCTTCAAGGGTTAGATAGTACAACAAAACAATATGATAATGAGCTTCTGATAAAACTATCCGCGCTTTTTAAAATAAAAAGTAGCAACTGGATAGAGGTTGACTTTACAAATTGGCAAAATAATAAGTTGCATGAAAAAGCATTTAGCGACATTAAAAATGCAATTTTAAGTAAACATGTGATTTCATTTTCATATTTTAGTAGTAATGAGGAAGAAACACTTAGATATGTTAAGCCGATTAGACTACTTTTTAAGAGTCAAGACTGGTATTTATATGCCTTATGTTCACTTAGAAATGATTTCAGATATTTCAAAATATCTAGGATGAGACATTTAGAAATTCAAAATCAGACATTTGAAGATAGTTTTGAGAATCTGGTACTGGAAAAAGAAATCCCACATGAAAATACGGTCAAAATCAAAATAAAGTTTGACCGCAAAGCAGCTTTTCGAGTATATGATGAACTAAACGGAGAAATTTCAGAAGATGACGATGGTAATTTATATACGGAGATGGAAATGCCGAAAGATCATAATTTGTACAGCTATATTTTTTCATTTGGAGATGGTGTAGAAGTGTTGGAGCCGAAAGAAGTACGAATACAAATTAAAGAAATGATAAGTAAAATGGCAGAAAAATATATAATATGA